From a region of the Phragmites australis chromosome 21, lpPhrAust1.1, whole genome shotgun sequence genome:
- the LOC133903244 gene encoding glycine-rich protein 2-like encodes MASGGDHGGQAANQTGDRSASERGGNNASHGGRRGEFAGGYGGGSGQYGGGFGSGRENFSGNAGFNDLGFSLGRGFGGGGGFNGGHSGQAFNPGYGGYGPGYGGRQRDRGAPHGHGRRVASLHRGFGGLQYFDRGGHHVPPQLSVQEHEVQIASRSMDQAAANHPNPPSVSATLSQQLNQQQGHSLPHVTLVVGINDVAKAPTGTVFAPVSHDHKEDRAMVLIESSNVPAMTKIEGDGGQKRAANVEARIAKNK; translated from the coding sequence ATGGCTTCCGGTGGTGACCATGGAGGGCAGGCCGCTAATCAGACAGGAGATCGATCTGCGTCCGAAAGGGGTGGTAACAATGCCAGTCATGGTGGCCGCCGGGGGGAGTTTGCGGGTGGCTATGGAGGTGGCTCGGGCCAATACGGTGGTGGTTTTGGcagcggtagagaaaatttcagCGGCAATGCTGGGTTCAATGATCTTGGCTTTAGTCTCGGCAGAGGttttggaggtggtggcggctTTAATGGTGGACATAGCGGACAGGCTTTCAACCCTGGCTACGGGGGCTATGGCCCGGGCTATGGCGGCAGGCAACGTGACCGAGGTGCTCCGCATGGGCATGGGCGACGTGTTGCCTCTCTGCACCGCGGATTTGGTGGCCTACAGTACTTCGACCGCGGCGGTCACCATGTTCCACCACAGCTGTCGGTGCAGGAACATGAGGTGCAAATCGCTTCTAGGTCGATGGATCAGGCGGCCGCTAACCACCCAAACCCTCCATCGGTGTCTGCTACACTCTCGCAGCAGCTGAACCAACAACAGGGGCATTCTTTGCCTCATGTGACGCTGGTTGTAGGGATCAATGATGTAGCAAAGGCACCAACGGGAACTGTGTTTGCTCCAGTTTCTCATGACCACAAGGAAGATCGTGCGATGGTGTTGATAGAGAGTTCCAACGTGCCTGCTATGACCAAGATTGAAGGGGATGGTGGACAGAAACGAGCTGCAAATGTGGAGGCTAGGATAGCAAAAAATAAGTAA